From a region of the Pseudomonas fulva 12-X genome:
- the glmM gene encoding phosphoglucosamine mutase, with product MSRKYFGTDGIRGRVGQYPITPDFMLKLGWAAGMAFRKQGKCRILIGKDTRISGYMFESALEAGLSAAGADVMLLGPMPTPAIAYLTRTFHAEAGIVISASHNPHHDNGIKFFSGQGTKLPDEVELMIEELLDAPMTVVESEQLGKVSRINDAAGRYIEFCKSSVPTSTSFSGLKIVLDCAHGAAYKVAPAVFQELGAEVSVLSAQPNGLNINADCGSTHIENLQAEVTARHADLGIAFDGDADRVLMVDHTGAVVDGDELLFIIARDLQARGKLQGGVVGTLMSNLGLELALKELDIPFVRANVGDRYVIAELLERGWQVGGENSGHLVCFQHVTTGDAIVAALQVLLAIRRRGQSLAEARQGLRKCPQVLVNVRFGGGVDPLKHPDVQAASDSVTERMAGRGRVLLRKSGTEPLVRVMVEGEDEAQVRAYADELAEIVSRVCA from the coding sequence TTGAGTCGTAAGTATTTTGGCACCGACGGTATCCGTGGGCGCGTCGGGCAATATCCCATCACTCCTGATTTCATGCTCAAGCTGGGCTGGGCCGCCGGTATGGCGTTCCGCAAGCAGGGTAAGTGCCGCATTCTGATCGGCAAGGACACACGTATTTCCGGCTATATGTTCGAGTCGGCGCTTGAGGCGGGGCTATCCGCCGCTGGTGCTGATGTGATGCTGCTGGGGCCGATGCCGACACCGGCGATCGCCTACCTGACGCGTACGTTCCACGCCGAAGCCGGTATCGTCATCAGTGCATCGCACAATCCGCACCACGACAACGGCATCAAGTTCTTCTCCGGGCAGGGCACCAAGCTGCCGGATGAAGTCGAGCTGATGATCGAAGAGCTGCTCGATGCGCCGATGACCGTGGTCGAGTCCGAGCAGCTCGGCAAGGTATCGCGGATCAACGACGCCGCCGGCCGTTATATCGAATTCTGCAAGAGCAGCGTGCCGACCAGCACCAGCTTTTCCGGACTGAAGATCGTGCTCGACTGCGCCCATGGTGCAGCCTACAAAGTCGCGCCGGCGGTATTTCAGGAGCTTGGCGCCGAGGTTTCGGTATTGTCGGCCCAGCCCAACGGTCTGAATATCAATGCCGATTGCGGTTCTACGCACATCGAAAACCTGCAGGCCGAAGTGACGGCACGCCACGCCGATCTGGGTATCGCCTTCGATGGCGATGCGGATCGGGTGTTGATGGTCGATCACACCGGTGCCGTGGTGGATGGCGACGAGTTGCTGTTCATCATCGCCCGCGATCTGCAGGCCCGCGGCAAGCTGCAGGGCGGCGTCGTCGGTACGTTGATGAGTAATCTGGGCCTGGAGCTTGCGCTCAAGGAGCTGGACATTCCCTTCGTGCGTGCCAATGTCGGCGATCGCTACGTGATCGCCGAGCTGCTCGAGCGAGGCTGGCAGGTAGGCGGGGAGAATTCGGGCCACCTGGTGTGCTTCCAGCACGTGACGACCGGCGATGCTATCGTTGCGGCGCTGCAGGTGCTGCTGGCCATTCGTCGCCGCGGTCAAAGCCTGGCCGAGGCCCGTCAGGGGCTGCGCAAGTGTCCGCAAGTGTTGGTCAATGTGCGTTTCGGCGGCGGCGTCGATCCGCTCAAGCATCCGGATGTTCAGGCTGCCAGCGACAGCGTGACCGAGCGCATGGCCGGCCGTGGCCGGGTGCTGCTGCGCAAGTCCGGCACCGAGCCACTGGTGCGGGTAATGGTCGAAGGCGAGGACGAAGCCCAGGTTCGTGCCTATGCCGATGAATTGGCTGAAATTGTCTCGCGCGTCTGTGCTTGA